One window of the Pieris rapae chromosome 13, ilPieRapa1.1, whole genome shotgun sequence genome contains the following:
- the LOC111004234 gene encoding probable nuclear hormone receptor HR3 isoform X10: protein MLNMFDMWNSVNTKLEAQSNVQQSQQPHTSAQIEIIPCKVCGDKSSGVHYGVITCEGCKGFFRRSQSTVVNYQCPRNKACVVDRVNRNRCQYCRLQKCLKLGMSRDAVKFGRMSKKQREKVQEEVKAVQLRTQIEAAPDSVYDSQRQTPSSSDQFHGHYNSYPGYGSPLSSYGYNNTAPTLTSNMSGLHQQPQQQYDVSADYVDSTTYEPKQTAGFLETDFIGNAEGDLSKMLVKSLAEAHANTNPKLEYIHEMFRKPPDVPKLLFYNSMTYEEMWLDCADKLTAMIQNIIEFAKLIPGFMKLSQDDQILLLKSGSFELAIVRLSRLIDINREQVLYGDVVLPIRECVHARDPRDMALVSGIFDVAKSIARLKLTETELALYQSLVLLWPERHNVRGNSEIQCLFNMSMTAMRHEIETNHAPIKGDVTVLDTLLAKIPTFRELSLMHLEALCRFKAAHPHHSFPALYKELFSLDNVLDYTHQ from the exons CCCAAATTGAGATAATACCATGCAAGGTATGCGGAGACAAATCATCAGGGGTCCACTACGGTGTCATCACCTGCGAGGGCTGCAAAGGATTCTTCAGGCGCTCACAAAGTACAG TGGTGAACTACCAGTGCCCTCGTAACAAGGCGTGCGTGGTAGACCGCGTCAATCGCAACAGATGTCAATACTGTCGCCTTCAGAAATGCTTGAAGCTCGGCATGAGTCGTGATG ctgTCAAATTTGGTCGTATGTCAAAAAAGCAGCGGGAAAAAGTACAAGAGGAGGTGAAAGCGGTACAACTTCGCACTCAAATTGAAGCAGCTCCAGACTCAGTCTATGACTCACAAAGACAAACGCCCAGCTCCAGCGATCAATTCCATGGGCATTATAATAG CTATCCGGGCTACGGATCGCCTCTTTCATCATATGGTTACAACAACACAGCGCCAACGCTAACGTCAAATATGAGCGGTTTGCACCAACAACCACAGCAACAGTACGACGTGTCAGCGGACTACGTTGACTCAACGACGTATGAACCGAAACAGACGGCTGGCTTTCTTGAAACAGATTTTATTGGGAATG cGGAAGGCGATCTAAGCAAGATGTTGGTGAAGAGCTTAGCCGAAGCTCATGCAAACACAAATCCAAAACTTGAATACATCCATGAGATGTTCAGAAAGCCACCAGACGTGCCTAA ACTATTATTCTACAATTCAATGACATACGAAGAGATGTGGCTGGACTGCGCGGACAAACTGACAGCAATGATACAAAATATCATTGAATTTGCAAAACTCATTCCTGGTTTCATGAAACTCAGCCAAGATGATCAGATCCTACTTCTTAAGTCAG gATCGTTTGAGCTGGCGATTGTCCGCCTCTCGCGATTGATTGATATCAACAGGGAACAAGTATTGTATGGAGACGTCGTTCTGCCGATAAGGGAATGCGTACACGCAcg TGATCCTCGTGATATGGCGCTAGTGTCGGGTATATTTGACGTGGCAAAGTCGATCGCAAGACTGAAGCTGACCGAAACTGAGTTAGCGCTATACCAGAGTCTAGTGTTGCTGTGGCCAG AAAGACACAACGTCCGTGGCAACTCAGAGATCCAATGTCTGTTCAATATGTCAATGACGGCCATGCGCCATGAGATCGAGACAAATCACGCGCCAATCAAGGGTGACGTCACAGTTCTCGACACATTGCTGGCTAAGATACCCACCTTCAG AGAACTATCGCTGATGCACTTGGAGGCTCTATGCCGCTTCAAGGCCGCGCACCCACATCACTCGTTCCCGGCGCTTTACAAGGAACTGTTCTCACTAGACAATGTGCTCGACTACACGCACCAATAA
- the LOC111004234 gene encoding probable nuclear hormone receptor HR3 isoform X5 — MPSTIRAQIEIIPCKVCGDKSSGVHYGVITCEGCKGFFRRSQSTVVNYQCPRNKACVVDRVNRNRCQYCRLQKCLKLGMSRDAVKFGRMSKKQREKVQEEVKAVQLRTQIEAAPDSVYDSQRQTPSSSDQFHGHYNSYPGYGSPLSSYGYNNTAPTLTSNMSGLHQQPQQQYDVSADYVDSTTYEPKQTAGFLETDFIGNDEQQKSTIRPTPTTTSTSTSTSTIRPVNVDSRRIQEFDRYEERIQSPVSISSGVINIKQEIKPETSIGVDNLVASYVDSTTYLHSPSNIQHSPMEIQNSVLVSQNSLNEELSPDDMTSSSGHRMMDPLNMNMSGMGMVNPNAVTRRHQGSSSSSEDLPSEGDLSKMLVKSLAEAHANTNPKLEYIHEMFRKPPDVPKLLFYNSMTYEEMWLDCADKLTAMIQNIIEFAKLIPGFMKLSQDDQILLLKSGSFELAIVRLSRLIDINREQVLYGDVVLPIRECVHARDPRDMALVSGIFDVAKSIARLKLTETELALYQSLVLLWPERHNVRGNSEIQCLFNMSMTAMRHEIETNHAPIKGDVTVLDTLLAKIPTFRELSLMHLEALCRFKAAHPHHSFPALYKELFSLDNVLDYTHQ, encoded by the exons CCCAAATTGAGATAATACCATGCAAGGTATGCGGAGACAAATCATCAGGGGTCCACTACGGTGTCATCACCTGCGAGGGCTGCAAAGGATTCTTCAGGCGCTCACAAAGTACAG TGGTGAACTACCAGTGCCCTCGTAACAAGGCGTGCGTGGTAGACCGCGTCAATCGCAACAGATGTCAATACTGTCGCCTTCAGAAATGCTTGAAGCTCGGCATGAGTCGTGATG ctgTCAAATTTGGTCGTATGTCAAAAAAGCAGCGGGAAAAAGTACAAGAGGAGGTGAAAGCGGTACAACTTCGCACTCAAATTGAAGCAGCTCCAGACTCAGTCTATGACTCACAAAGACAAACGCCCAGCTCCAGCGATCAATTCCATGGGCATTATAATAG CTATCCGGGCTACGGATCGCCTCTTTCATCATATGGTTACAACAACACAGCGCCAACGCTAACGTCAAATATGAGCGGTTTGCACCAACAACCACAGCAACAGTACGACGTGTCAGCGGACTACGTTGACTCAACGACGTATGAACCGAAACAGACGGCTGGCTTTCTTGAAACAGATTTTATTGGGAATG ACGAACAACAAAAGTCAACAATTCGTCCAACACCAACAACAACATCAACATCAACGTCCACATCAACAATCCGGCCTGTCAACGTTGACAGCCGGCGAATACAGGAGTTCGATCGATACGAGGAGCGAATACAATCACCCGTGTCCATATCCAGCGGagttattaacataaaacaagAAATTAAACCAGAAACATCAATCGGCGTTGACAATCTTGTTGCAAGTTATGTAGACTCAACGACATATCTACACAGTCCGTCAAACATACAACATAGCCCCATGGAGATACAGAATTCTGTGTTGGTCAGTCAGAATTCCTTGAACGAGGAGCTAAGCCCGGACGATATGACGTCCAGTAGTGGTCATAGAATGATGGATCCGTTGAATATGAATATGTCGGGGATGGGAATGGTCAACCCGAACGCCGTGACGCGACGACATCAGGGTTCAAGTAGTTCGAGCGAAGATTTGCCGT cGGAAGGCGATCTAAGCAAGATGTTGGTGAAGAGCTTAGCCGAAGCTCATGCAAACACAAATCCAAAACTTGAATACATCCATGAGATGTTCAGAAAGCCACCAGACGTGCCTAA ACTATTATTCTACAATTCAATGACATACGAAGAGATGTGGCTGGACTGCGCGGACAAACTGACAGCAATGATACAAAATATCATTGAATTTGCAAAACTCATTCCTGGTTTCATGAAACTCAGCCAAGATGATCAGATCCTACTTCTTAAGTCAG gATCGTTTGAGCTGGCGATTGTCCGCCTCTCGCGATTGATTGATATCAACAGGGAACAAGTATTGTATGGAGACGTCGTTCTGCCGATAAGGGAATGCGTACACGCAcg TGATCCTCGTGATATGGCGCTAGTGTCGGGTATATTTGACGTGGCAAAGTCGATCGCAAGACTGAAGCTGACCGAAACTGAGTTAGCGCTATACCAGAGTCTAGTGTTGCTGTGGCCAG AAAGACACAACGTCCGTGGCAACTCAGAGATCCAATGTCTGTTCAATATGTCAATGACGGCCATGCGCCATGAGATCGAGACAAATCACGCGCCAATCAAGGGTGACGTCACAGTTCTCGACACATTGCTGGCTAAGATACCCACCTTCAG AGAACTATCGCTGATGCACTTGGAGGCTCTATGCCGCTTCAAGGCCGCGCACCCACATCACTCGTTCCCGGCGCTTTACAAGGAACTGTTCTCACTAGACAATGTGCTCGACTACACGCACCAATAA
- the LOC111004234 gene encoding probable nuclear hormone receptor HR3 isoform X9: MLNMFDMWNSVNTKLEAQSNVQQSQQPHTSGGSIKAQIEIIPCKVCGDKSSGVHYGVITCEGCKGFFRRSQSTVVNYQCPRNKACVVDRVNRNRCQYCRLQKCLKLGMSRDAVKFGRMSKKQREKVQEEVKAVQLRTQIEAAPDSVYDSQRQTPSSSDQFHGHYNSYPGYGSPLSSYGYNNTAPTLTSNMSGLHQQPQQQYDVSADYVDSTTYEPKQTAGFLETDFIGNAEGDLSKMLVKSLAEAHANTNPKLEYIHEMFRKPPDVPKLLFYNSMTYEEMWLDCADKLTAMIQNIIEFAKLIPGFMKLSQDDQILLLKSGSFELAIVRLSRLIDINREQVLYGDVVLPIRECVHARDPRDMALVSGIFDVAKSIARLKLTETELALYQSLVLLWPERHNVRGNSEIQCLFNMSMTAMRHEIETNHAPIKGDVTVLDTLLAKIPTFRELSLMHLEALCRFKAAHPHHSFPALYKELFSLDNVLDYTHQ; the protein is encoded by the exons CCCAAATTGAGATAATACCATGCAAGGTATGCGGAGACAAATCATCAGGGGTCCACTACGGTGTCATCACCTGCGAGGGCTGCAAAGGATTCTTCAGGCGCTCACAAAGTACAG TGGTGAACTACCAGTGCCCTCGTAACAAGGCGTGCGTGGTAGACCGCGTCAATCGCAACAGATGTCAATACTGTCGCCTTCAGAAATGCTTGAAGCTCGGCATGAGTCGTGATG ctgTCAAATTTGGTCGTATGTCAAAAAAGCAGCGGGAAAAAGTACAAGAGGAGGTGAAAGCGGTACAACTTCGCACTCAAATTGAAGCAGCTCCAGACTCAGTCTATGACTCACAAAGACAAACGCCCAGCTCCAGCGATCAATTCCATGGGCATTATAATAG CTATCCGGGCTACGGATCGCCTCTTTCATCATATGGTTACAACAACACAGCGCCAACGCTAACGTCAAATATGAGCGGTTTGCACCAACAACCACAGCAACAGTACGACGTGTCAGCGGACTACGTTGACTCAACGACGTATGAACCGAAACAGACGGCTGGCTTTCTTGAAACAGATTTTATTGGGAATG cGGAAGGCGATCTAAGCAAGATGTTGGTGAAGAGCTTAGCCGAAGCTCATGCAAACACAAATCCAAAACTTGAATACATCCATGAGATGTTCAGAAAGCCACCAGACGTGCCTAA ACTATTATTCTACAATTCAATGACATACGAAGAGATGTGGCTGGACTGCGCGGACAAACTGACAGCAATGATACAAAATATCATTGAATTTGCAAAACTCATTCCTGGTTTCATGAAACTCAGCCAAGATGATCAGATCCTACTTCTTAAGTCAG gATCGTTTGAGCTGGCGATTGTCCGCCTCTCGCGATTGATTGATATCAACAGGGAACAAGTATTGTATGGAGACGTCGTTCTGCCGATAAGGGAATGCGTACACGCAcg TGATCCTCGTGATATGGCGCTAGTGTCGGGTATATTTGACGTGGCAAAGTCGATCGCAAGACTGAAGCTGACCGAAACTGAGTTAGCGCTATACCAGAGTCTAGTGTTGCTGTGGCCAG AAAGACACAACGTCCGTGGCAACTCAGAGATCCAATGTCTGTTCAATATGTCAATGACGGCCATGCGCCATGAGATCGAGACAAATCACGCGCCAATCAAGGGTGACGTCACAGTTCTCGACACATTGCTGGCTAAGATACCCACCTTCAG AGAACTATCGCTGATGCACTTGGAGGCTCTATGCCGCTTCAAGGCCGCGCACCCACATCACTCGTTCCCGGCGCTTTACAAGGAACTGTTCTCACTAGACAATGTGCTCGACTACACGCACCAATAA
- the LOC111004234 gene encoding probable nuclear hormone receptor HR3 isoform X4, with product MLNMFDMWNSVNTKLEAQSNVQQSQQPHTSAQIEIIPCKVCGDKSSGVHYGVITCEGCKGFFRRSQSTVVNYQCPRNKACVVDRVNRNRCQYCRLQKCLKLGMSRDAVKFGRMSKKQREKVQEEVKAVQLRTQIEAAPDSVYDSQRQTPSSSDQFHGHYNSYPGYGSPLSSYGYNNTAPTLTSNMSGLHQQPQQQYDVSADYVDSTTYEPKQTAGFLETDFIGNDEQQKSTIRPTPTTTSTSTSTSTIRPVNVDSRRIQEFDRYEERIQSPVSISSGVINIKQEIKPETSIGVDNLVASYVDSTTYLHSPSNIQHSPMEIQNSVLVSQNSLNEELSPDDMTSSSGHRMMDPLNMNMSGMGMVNPNAVTRRHQGSSSSSEDLPSEGDLSKMLVKSLAEAHANTNPKLEYIHEMFRKPPDVPKLLFYNSMTYEEMWLDCADKLTAMIQNIIEFAKLIPGFMKLSQDDQILLLKSGSFELAIVRLSRLIDINREQVLYGDVVLPIRECVHARDPRDMALVSGIFDVAKSIARLKLTETELALYQSLVLLWPERHNVRGNSEIQCLFNMSMTAMRHEIETNHAPIKGDVTVLDTLLAKIPTFRELSLMHLEALCRFKAAHPHHSFPALYKELFSLDNVLDYTHQ from the exons CCCAAATTGAGATAATACCATGCAAGGTATGCGGAGACAAATCATCAGGGGTCCACTACGGTGTCATCACCTGCGAGGGCTGCAAAGGATTCTTCAGGCGCTCACAAAGTACAG TGGTGAACTACCAGTGCCCTCGTAACAAGGCGTGCGTGGTAGACCGCGTCAATCGCAACAGATGTCAATACTGTCGCCTTCAGAAATGCTTGAAGCTCGGCATGAGTCGTGATG ctgTCAAATTTGGTCGTATGTCAAAAAAGCAGCGGGAAAAAGTACAAGAGGAGGTGAAAGCGGTACAACTTCGCACTCAAATTGAAGCAGCTCCAGACTCAGTCTATGACTCACAAAGACAAACGCCCAGCTCCAGCGATCAATTCCATGGGCATTATAATAG CTATCCGGGCTACGGATCGCCTCTTTCATCATATGGTTACAACAACACAGCGCCAACGCTAACGTCAAATATGAGCGGTTTGCACCAACAACCACAGCAACAGTACGACGTGTCAGCGGACTACGTTGACTCAACGACGTATGAACCGAAACAGACGGCTGGCTTTCTTGAAACAGATTTTATTGGGAATG ACGAACAACAAAAGTCAACAATTCGTCCAACACCAACAACAACATCAACATCAACGTCCACATCAACAATCCGGCCTGTCAACGTTGACAGCCGGCGAATACAGGAGTTCGATCGATACGAGGAGCGAATACAATCACCCGTGTCCATATCCAGCGGagttattaacataaaacaagAAATTAAACCAGAAACATCAATCGGCGTTGACAATCTTGTTGCAAGTTATGTAGACTCAACGACATATCTACACAGTCCGTCAAACATACAACATAGCCCCATGGAGATACAGAATTCTGTGTTGGTCAGTCAGAATTCCTTGAACGAGGAGCTAAGCCCGGACGATATGACGTCCAGTAGTGGTCATAGAATGATGGATCCGTTGAATATGAATATGTCGGGGATGGGAATGGTCAACCCGAACGCCGTGACGCGACGACATCAGGGTTCAAGTAGTTCGAGCGAAGATTTGCCGT cGGAAGGCGATCTAAGCAAGATGTTGGTGAAGAGCTTAGCCGAAGCTCATGCAAACACAAATCCAAAACTTGAATACATCCATGAGATGTTCAGAAAGCCACCAGACGTGCCTAA ACTATTATTCTACAATTCAATGACATACGAAGAGATGTGGCTGGACTGCGCGGACAAACTGACAGCAATGATACAAAATATCATTGAATTTGCAAAACTCATTCCTGGTTTCATGAAACTCAGCCAAGATGATCAGATCCTACTTCTTAAGTCAG gATCGTTTGAGCTGGCGATTGTCCGCCTCTCGCGATTGATTGATATCAACAGGGAACAAGTATTGTATGGAGACGTCGTTCTGCCGATAAGGGAATGCGTACACGCAcg TGATCCTCGTGATATGGCGCTAGTGTCGGGTATATTTGACGTGGCAAAGTCGATCGCAAGACTGAAGCTGACCGAAACTGAGTTAGCGCTATACCAGAGTCTAGTGTTGCTGTGGCCAG AAAGACACAACGTCCGTGGCAACTCAGAGATCCAATGTCTGTTCAATATGTCAATGACGGCCATGCGCCATGAGATCGAGACAAATCACGCGCCAATCAAGGGTGACGTCACAGTTCTCGACACATTGCTGGCTAAGATACCCACCTTCAG AGAACTATCGCTGATGCACTTGGAGGCTCTATGCCGCTTCAAGGCCGCGCACCCACATCACTCGTTCCCGGCGCTTTACAAGGAACTGTTCTCACTAGACAATGTGCTCGACTACACGCACCAATAA
- the LOC111004234 gene encoding probable nuclear hormone receptor HR3 isoform X2, giving the protein MNNNQFHELFGSQWPPDQHGGHSSASTMLHQQGLPQGMQLKREPHEVQGMHMGMDITSGSVADSTSPPPNSEGMFGSSISGMFMDKKSANSIRAQIEIIPCKVCGDKSSGVHYGVITCEGCKGFFRRSQSTVVNYQCPRNKACVVDRVNRNRCQYCRLQKCLKLGMSRDAVKFGRMSKKQREKVQEEVKAVQLRTQIEAAPDSVYDSQRQTPSSSDQFHGHYNSYPGYGSPLSSYGYNNTAPTLTSNMSGLHQQPQQQYDVSADYVDSTTYEPKQTAGFLETDFIGNDEQQKSTIRPTPTTTSTSTSTSTIRPVNVDSRRIQEFDRYEERIQSPVSISSGVINIKQEIKPETSIGVDNLVASYVDSTTYLHSPSNIQHSPMEIQNSVLVSQNSLNEELSPDDMTSSSGHRMMDPLNMNMSGMGMVNPNAVTRRHQGSSSSSEDLPSEGDLSKMLVKSLAEAHANTNPKLEYIHEMFRKPPDVPKLLFYNSMTYEEMWLDCADKLTAMIQNIIEFAKLIPGFMKLSQDDQILLLKSGSFELAIVRLSRLIDINREQVLYGDVVLPIRECVHARDPRDMALVSGIFDVAKSIARLKLTETELALYQSLVLLWPERHNVRGNSEIQCLFNMSMTAMRHEIETNHAPIKGDVTVLDTLLAKIPTFRELSLMHLEALCRFKAAHPHHSFPALYKELFSLDNVLDYTHQ; this is encoded by the exons ATGAACAATAATCAGTTCCACGAACTGTTCGGGTCTCAGTGGCCCCCGGACCAGCACGGAGGACACTCGTCGGCCTCGACGATGCTGCATCAGCAAGGGTTGCCCCAAGGGATGCAGCTGAAGCGGGAGCCGCATGAGGTCCAAGGCATGCACATGGGAATGGATATAACGTCAGGATCCGTAGCTGACAGCACCTCGCCTCCCCCCAACAGCGAGGGGATGTTTGGGTCATCGATCTCCGGAATGTTCATGGACAAGAAATCTGCCAACTCTATAAGAG CCCAAATTGAGATAATACCATGCAAGGTATGCGGAGACAAATCATCAGGGGTCCACTACGGTGTCATCACCTGCGAGGGCTGCAAAGGATTCTTCAGGCGCTCACAAAGTACAG TGGTGAACTACCAGTGCCCTCGTAACAAGGCGTGCGTGGTAGACCGCGTCAATCGCAACAGATGTCAATACTGTCGCCTTCAGAAATGCTTGAAGCTCGGCATGAGTCGTGATG ctgTCAAATTTGGTCGTATGTCAAAAAAGCAGCGGGAAAAAGTACAAGAGGAGGTGAAAGCGGTACAACTTCGCACTCAAATTGAAGCAGCTCCAGACTCAGTCTATGACTCACAAAGACAAACGCCCAGCTCCAGCGATCAATTCCATGGGCATTATAATAG CTATCCGGGCTACGGATCGCCTCTTTCATCATATGGTTACAACAACACAGCGCCAACGCTAACGTCAAATATGAGCGGTTTGCACCAACAACCACAGCAACAGTACGACGTGTCAGCGGACTACGTTGACTCAACGACGTATGAACCGAAACAGACGGCTGGCTTTCTTGAAACAGATTTTATTGGGAATG ACGAACAACAAAAGTCAACAATTCGTCCAACACCAACAACAACATCAACATCAACGTCCACATCAACAATCCGGCCTGTCAACGTTGACAGCCGGCGAATACAGGAGTTCGATCGATACGAGGAGCGAATACAATCACCCGTGTCCATATCCAGCGGagttattaacataaaacaagAAATTAAACCAGAAACATCAATCGGCGTTGACAATCTTGTTGCAAGTTATGTAGACTCAACGACATATCTACACAGTCCGTCAAACATACAACATAGCCCCATGGAGATACAGAATTCTGTGTTGGTCAGTCAGAATTCCTTGAACGAGGAGCTAAGCCCGGACGATATGACGTCCAGTAGTGGTCATAGAATGATGGATCCGTTGAATATGAATATGTCGGGGATGGGAATGGTCAACCCGAACGCCGTGACGCGACGACATCAGGGTTCAAGTAGTTCGAGCGAAGATTTGCCGT cGGAAGGCGATCTAAGCAAGATGTTGGTGAAGAGCTTAGCCGAAGCTCATGCAAACACAAATCCAAAACTTGAATACATCCATGAGATGTTCAGAAAGCCACCAGACGTGCCTAA ACTATTATTCTACAATTCAATGACATACGAAGAGATGTGGCTGGACTGCGCGGACAAACTGACAGCAATGATACAAAATATCATTGAATTTGCAAAACTCATTCCTGGTTTCATGAAACTCAGCCAAGATGATCAGATCCTACTTCTTAAGTCAG gATCGTTTGAGCTGGCGATTGTCCGCCTCTCGCGATTGATTGATATCAACAGGGAACAAGTATTGTATGGAGACGTCGTTCTGCCGATAAGGGAATGCGTACACGCAcg TGATCCTCGTGATATGGCGCTAGTGTCGGGTATATTTGACGTGGCAAAGTCGATCGCAAGACTGAAGCTGACCGAAACTGAGTTAGCGCTATACCAGAGTCTAGTGTTGCTGTGGCCAG AAAGACACAACGTCCGTGGCAACTCAGAGATCCAATGTCTGTTCAATATGTCAATGACGGCCATGCGCCATGAGATCGAGACAAATCACGCGCCAATCAAGGGTGACGTCACAGTTCTCGACACATTGCTGGCTAAGATACCCACCTTCAG AGAACTATCGCTGATGCACTTGGAGGCTCTATGCCGCTTCAAGGCCGCGCACCCACATCACTCGTTCCCGGCGCTTTACAAGGAACTGTTCTCACTAGACAATGTGCTCGACTACACGCACCAATAA
- the LOC111004234 gene encoding probable nuclear hormone receptor HR3 isoform X3, with translation MLNMFDMWNSVNTKLEAQSNVQQSQQPHTSGGSIKAQIEIIPCKVCGDKSSGVHYGVITCEGCKGFFRRSQSTVVNYQCPRNKACVVDRVNRNRCQYCRLQKCLKLGMSRDAVKFGRMSKKQREKVQEEVKAVQLRTQIEAAPDSVYDSQRQTPSSSDQFHGHYNSYPGYGSPLSSYGYNNTAPTLTSNMSGLHQQPQQQYDVSADYVDSTTYEPKQTAGFLETDFIGNDEQQKSTIRPTPTTTSTSTSTSTIRPVNVDSRRIQEFDRYEERIQSPVSISSGVINIKQEIKPETSIGVDNLVASYVDSTTYLHSPSNIQHSPMEIQNSVLVSQNSLNEELSPDDMTSSSGHRMMDPLNMNMSGMGMVNPNAVTRRHQGSSSSSEDLPSEGDLSKMLVKSLAEAHANTNPKLEYIHEMFRKPPDVPKLLFYNSMTYEEMWLDCADKLTAMIQNIIEFAKLIPGFMKLSQDDQILLLKSGSFELAIVRLSRLIDINREQVLYGDVVLPIRECVHARDPRDMALVSGIFDVAKSIARLKLTETELALYQSLVLLWPERHNVRGNSEIQCLFNMSMTAMRHEIETNHAPIKGDVTVLDTLLAKIPTFRELSLMHLEALCRFKAAHPHHSFPALYKELFSLDNVLDYTHQ, from the exons CCCAAATTGAGATAATACCATGCAAGGTATGCGGAGACAAATCATCAGGGGTCCACTACGGTGTCATCACCTGCGAGGGCTGCAAAGGATTCTTCAGGCGCTCACAAAGTACAG TGGTGAACTACCAGTGCCCTCGTAACAAGGCGTGCGTGGTAGACCGCGTCAATCGCAACAGATGTCAATACTGTCGCCTTCAGAAATGCTTGAAGCTCGGCATGAGTCGTGATG ctgTCAAATTTGGTCGTATGTCAAAAAAGCAGCGGGAAAAAGTACAAGAGGAGGTGAAAGCGGTACAACTTCGCACTCAAATTGAAGCAGCTCCAGACTCAGTCTATGACTCACAAAGACAAACGCCCAGCTCCAGCGATCAATTCCATGGGCATTATAATAG CTATCCGGGCTACGGATCGCCTCTTTCATCATATGGTTACAACAACACAGCGCCAACGCTAACGTCAAATATGAGCGGTTTGCACCAACAACCACAGCAACAGTACGACGTGTCAGCGGACTACGTTGACTCAACGACGTATGAACCGAAACAGACGGCTGGCTTTCTTGAAACAGATTTTATTGGGAATG ACGAACAACAAAAGTCAACAATTCGTCCAACACCAACAACAACATCAACATCAACGTCCACATCAACAATCCGGCCTGTCAACGTTGACAGCCGGCGAATACAGGAGTTCGATCGATACGAGGAGCGAATACAATCACCCGTGTCCATATCCAGCGGagttattaacataaaacaagAAATTAAACCAGAAACATCAATCGGCGTTGACAATCTTGTTGCAAGTTATGTAGACTCAACGACATATCTACACAGTCCGTCAAACATACAACATAGCCCCATGGAGATACAGAATTCTGTGTTGGTCAGTCAGAATTCCTTGAACGAGGAGCTAAGCCCGGACGATATGACGTCCAGTAGTGGTCATAGAATGATGGATCCGTTGAATATGAATATGTCGGGGATGGGAATGGTCAACCCGAACGCCGTGACGCGACGACATCAGGGTTCAAGTAGTTCGAGCGAAGATTTGCCGT cGGAAGGCGATCTAAGCAAGATGTTGGTGAAGAGCTTAGCCGAAGCTCATGCAAACACAAATCCAAAACTTGAATACATCCATGAGATGTTCAGAAAGCCACCAGACGTGCCTAA ACTATTATTCTACAATTCAATGACATACGAAGAGATGTGGCTGGACTGCGCGGACAAACTGACAGCAATGATACAAAATATCATTGAATTTGCAAAACTCATTCCTGGTTTCATGAAACTCAGCCAAGATGATCAGATCCTACTTCTTAAGTCAG gATCGTTTGAGCTGGCGATTGTCCGCCTCTCGCGATTGATTGATATCAACAGGGAACAAGTATTGTATGGAGACGTCGTTCTGCCGATAAGGGAATGCGTACACGCAcg TGATCCTCGTGATATGGCGCTAGTGTCGGGTATATTTGACGTGGCAAAGTCGATCGCAAGACTGAAGCTGACCGAAACTGAGTTAGCGCTATACCAGAGTCTAGTGTTGCTGTGGCCAG AAAGACACAACGTCCGTGGCAACTCAGAGATCCAATGTCTGTTCAATATGTCAATGACGGCCATGCGCCATGAGATCGAGACAAATCACGCGCCAATCAAGGGTGACGTCACAGTTCTCGACACATTGCTGGCTAAGATACCCACCTTCAG AGAACTATCGCTGATGCACTTGGAGGCTCTATGCCGCTTCAAGGCCGCGCACCCACATCACTCGTTCCCGGCGCTTTACAAGGAACTGTTCTCACTAGACAATGTGCTCGACTACACGCACCAATAA